The region AAAAAAAATTTGCCGGCAAAAGAAAAGAACAGGGAATATTCCCTGTTCCGAATTTAGTAGACTATGGAAAAACAGTTTGACGCCCCGTCCGCTACCGACGCTTACTTCTGTAAAGCCGCCCAGGCCTTGATCCCGTCCACATACTGCCGGGAGAAATCGTCGAGCGACATACCGGCGGCGCTGGCGTCCTGAGGGGTCAGGGTCGTGATCACGCGATCGTCGTAATAAATCGTTATGTATGTCCCGTCGCCGTCGAGAATGAACCGGTCGGGATTGAAATCGCCCGTCCGCGCAGCGAGATACAGCGCGCCGGCCAGCAGGTAAGCCCGGTATAGCGGCTTATTGCCGCGGTAGGTGGCAGTGAGCGGCGGCAGCGTAAGCCCCGGGTCAATCGCCAGTGCGGTCGCGCCCTTCGCCGTCACCGTCGGATGGACCTTCGCCTCGTTCAGGTATCCCTGCACGCGGGCCACCCGGGCTTCCGGCTCGGGGTGGGTGGAAAACAACCCGTAACTGCCCTTCTTATCCTTGGCGAGATCCTCCAGCTTCTGCAGCCCCATCAGCATGCTGTAGGGGTTGTAGCCTGCCCTCACCGAATGATAATACCCCAGATGGTCGGCCTCCCGCTCGTCCTCCCGGCTGTAGCCGGCCATAATCGCGTTAAAGGCAAGGTTCTGGAGAAAAATCCCCCGGTCGCCGAACAGCACGCCAAACAGGATGCTCATCCCCAGACTCTTCTCGATCTGGCGGACGGTATGGCGCTTAGTAATATGCCCCACCTCGTGGCCGATGATGCCGGCCAATTCCTCGTCCGACGGCATATAATCCGTCAGGCCCTTGAAAAGATACACGTACCCGCCGGGCAGGGCGAGAGCATTGACTTCCTTATTATTGAGCACCTTAAAAGAGTATATAATATCCTGCCTGTCGCTCGCCGCCGCTATCTTGGCGCCGATGCGGGCCACCCGCGCCTGCAGGTCGGGATCCTCCGCCAGGCCGTACTTCGTTTCCAGCTCCATCGCCACGCGGCGGCCGATTTCGATCTCTTCCTTGGTGCTGATGATGGCGGCTTCCGCCTGGGGAAGCCAGCCGGCGATACAGGCGAGCAGCGTCAGCGAAACAAGCAGCCCGGCAACTCTGCGCCATCTGTCGTGCATATCATTCTCCTCCCGGGGGGACAGCCCCCTGAGGAAATTTTACCGGATTATGCCGCGTTAAGCAAGGACTTCCGGTCTCCCGGCCGCCTTGAAATAATTCCCGCGCCAGCAAATTTTCCCAAAACAGCGCACGTTTTAGTGGCCACCCGGGCGCTATTTAGTGTATAATAAATAACGTGAATCAAAAAAAAATGTAACACATTTCGGGAAAAGCGCAGGTGAGCGGTATCGAACTGTCGAAACGCCAGGAAGCCATCCTGGCAATAGTAAAAACCTACGGCCCCATAACCGGCAAAGAAATCGCCGACCGCCTCAACCTCAGCCGGGCGGCACTCAGGCCCGACCTCGCCATCCTGACCATGTCCGGACTTCTGGGCGCCAGGCCCCGGGTCGGTTACTACCTGACCGGCAAAGAACCCGCCGACGTCATCGCCGGCGTCCTCGGCAGCGTCAAAGTGGCCCAGGCGCTTTCGCAGCCCGTCGCCGTACGCGACACCAGCTCGGTATACGACACCATCGTCACCATGTTCGTCGAGGACGTCGGCACCATAATCGTGGTATCGGAAGGGGGCTTCCTCGAAGGGGTGGCATCCCGCAAAGATATGCTAAAAGCGGCAATGACCGGCAAGAATATCAACAAAATGCCGGTCAGCGTCTCCATGACCCGCATGCCGAACATCGTCGTCACCCACCCCGAGGAGCACGTCCTGCAGGCGGCGCAGAAGCTCCTCAGCCATCAGGTGGACGCCCTGCCGGTCGTCGTATCCGTCAAGACCGACAGCGGCGAAAAACTGCAGGTTGTCGGCCGCTTCACGAAAACCAACATCACGCGGCTATTCGTACAGCTAGCCGGTAAGTAGGGGGTAACGGTCATCAACCTGAAGCTCGAATGTCCCACAATCTATATTCTCTCCGACTCCATCGGAGAGACCGGCGAACTGGTGGTCCGGGCCGCCGCCAGCCAATTCAACGCC is a window of Selenomonadales bacterium 4137-cl DNA encoding:
- a CDS encoding M48 family metallopeptidase, coding for MHDRWRRVAGLLVSLTLLACIAGWLPQAEAAIISTKEEIEIGRRVAMELETKYGLAEDPDLQARVARIGAKIAAASDRQDIIYSFKVLNNKEVNALALPGGYVYLFKGLTDYMPSDEELAGIIGHEVGHITKRHTVRQIEKSLGMSILFGVLFGDRGIFLQNLAFNAIMAGYSREDEREADHLGYYHSVRAGYNPYSMLMGLQKLEDLAKDKKGSYGLFSTHPEPEARVARVQGYLNEAKVHPTVTAKGATALAIDPGLTLPPLTATYRGNKPLYRAYLLAGALYLAARTGDFNPDRFILDGDGTYITIYYDDRVITTLTPQDASAAGMSLDDFSRQYVDGIKAWAALQK
- a CDS encoding helix-turn-helix transcriptional regulator, which produces MSGIELSKRQEAILAIVKTYGPITGKEIADRLNLSRAALRPDLAILTMSGLLGARPRVGYYLTGKEPADVIAGVLGSVKVAQALSQPVAVRDTSSVYDTIVTMFVEDVGTIIVVSEGGFLEGVASRKDMLKAAMTGKNINKMPVSVSMTRMPNIVVTHPEEHVLQAAQKLLSHQVDALPVVVSVKTDSGEKLQVVGRFTKTNITRLFVQLAGK